A DNA window from Gemmobacter fulvus contains the following coding sequences:
- a CDS encoding acyl-CoA dehydrogenase family protein, whose amino-acid sequence MNMPHRLTDTDLLHQTAARIGTPYFIYDAAILRDRIAQLRAALPAVDFFYSLKANPNLSVTRVLREQGVGCEVSSLLELETALAAGAAPGRIILVGPGKSEAELARATRLGIKAIIAESGDEIADIDAMAARQGVVQDVALRINPDFQSGGARLTMSGRATQFGIDQSNLGAVLADLATLQHVRLRGLHVYMGSRILSHEVVAENIRQILALARTVAPLLPAPLEFVDVGGGFGIPYHEGEAELDLIRLGQIATPEIARFTAEHPGTRVVIELGRYIAGPAGRFVTRIRRTKHSKGECFAVCDGGANVHSAAAGQGSFLRKSFPIRLLPARPGSAAEASDDLWHITGPLCTPQDIIGKSVLLCQRPEAGDLICVAQSGAYGPTASPTGFLGFGAPAEVMQDGTELTVVRHRDDVAERLRKQAPVTLALADPVAAPALHGTDTDEAADLHGTPFADPCLEALAPLGPLFRDTGNRLDRSPDAWVGLWQDPFARALITIGVPEACNGFPLSDTPLGRDSCPYGLHVAMVERLARFDASSILSMPGPSLSGGAVLAAGSAAQIERFFSAYRSGPQATFFAVTEPEAGSDASNGRTRLRRTAAGLVLNGQKMLVGGAKRADIGLVFCQMEDTGRPVLVMLDPHAAPETVQIDRLPTTGLRGADLCRLTFTDTPVAEDMILSSGDGRSLRDGLMSIGGVFERNRPMVAALALGSGRGILDLLDAKPGLAGRFGALRLGHTALLRQLARVIAAQEAGQPKLAEISRVKMQAVAFAEKVVEAAFEAAPAIMLADPELCRRARDVKAFEYMEGTTNIQTLNAYRSYTAGVGK is encoded by the coding sequence ATGAACATGCCGCATCGCCTCACTGATACCGATCTGCTGCACCAGACCGCCGCGCGGATCGGCACGCCCTATTTCATCTATGATGCCGCGATCCTGCGCGACCGCATCGCCCAGCTGCGTGCCGCCCTGCCCGCCGTGGATTTCTTTTATTCGTTGAAGGCCAATCCCAACCTGTCCGTCACCCGTGTGCTGCGCGAACAGGGGGTGGGGTGCGAGGTCAGCTCGTTGCTGGAGCTGGAAACCGCGCTGGCCGCCGGGGCCGCGCCGGGGCGCATCATCCTGGTCGGGCCGGGCAAGTCGGAAGCCGAGCTGGCCCGCGCCACCCGCCTTGGCATCAAGGCCATCATCGCGGAATCCGGTGATGAGATTGCCGATATTGATGCCATGGCGGCGCGGCAGGGTGTGGTGCAGGATGTGGCCCTGCGCATCAACCCCGATTTCCAGTCGGGCGGCGCGCGGCTGACGATGAGCGGACGCGCCACCCAGTTCGGCATCGACCAGAGCAACCTTGGCGCGGTGCTGGCCGATCTGGCCACCTTGCAGCATGTGCGGCTGCGCGGGCTGCATGTCTATATGGGCTCGCGCATCCTGTCGCATGAGGTGGTGGCCGAAAACATCCGCCAGATCCTTGCGCTGGCCCGCACGGTTGCGCCGCTGTTGCCCGCACCGCTGGAGTTTGTCGATGTGGGCGGCGGGTTTGGCATCCCCTATCACGAGGGCGAGGCGGAGCTGGACCTGATCCGTCTGGGCCAGATCGCCACGCCCGAAATCGCGCGCTTCACCGCAGAACATCCGGGCACCCGGGTGGTGATCGAGTTGGGGCGGTATATCGCCGGGCCTGCCGGGCGGTTTGTGACCCGCATCCGCCGCACCAAACACAGCAAGGGCGAATGCTTTGCGGTCTGCGATGGCGGCGCCAATGTGCACAGCGCCGCGGCCGGGCAAGGCTCTTTCCTGCGCAAAAGCTTCCCCATCCGGCTGCTGCCCGCCCGCCCCGGATCTGCCGCCGAGGCGAGTGACGATCTGTGGCACATCACCGGCCCGCTCTGCACACCGCAGGACATCATTGGAAAATCGGTGCTGCTGTGCCAGCGGCCCGAGGCGGGCGATCTGATCTGTGTGGCGCAATCCGGGGCCTATGGTCCCACCGCCTCGCCCACCGGCTTTCTGGGCTTTGGCGCTCCCGCCGAGGTGATGCAGGACGGAACAGAGCTGACCGTGGTGCGCCACCGCGATGACGTGGCCGAACGGCTGCGCAAACAGGCCCCGGTCACGCTGGCTCTGGCCGATCCGGTGGCCGCCCCGGCGCTGCACGGCACCGACACGGATGAAGCGGCGGATCTGCACGGCACGCCCTTTGCCGATCCCTGTCTGGAGGCACTGGCCCCGCTGGGCCCGCTGTTCCGCGACACCGGCAACCGGCTCGACCGGTCGCCCGACGCCTGGGTCGGGCTGTGGCAGGATCCCTTTGCCCGCGCGCTGATCACCATTGGCGTGCCCGAGGCCTGTAACGGCTTTCCGCTGTCGGACACGCCGCTGGGCCGCGACTCCTGCCCTTACGGGCTGCATGTCGCCATGGTCGAACGGCTGGCCCGCTTTGATGCCAGCAGCATCCTGTCGATGCCCGGCCCCTCGCTGTCGGGTGGGGCGGTGCTGGCGGCAGGCAGTGCCGCGCAGATCGAACGCTTCTTTTCCGCCTATCGCAGCGGGCCGCAGGCCACCTTCTTTGCCGTCACCGAACCCGAAGCCGGGTCCGATGCCTCGAACGGGCGCACCCGCCTGCGGCGCACGGCGGCGGGGCTGGTGCTGAACGGGCAGAAGATGCTGGTCGGCGGCGCAAAACGCGCCGATATCGGGCTGGTATTCTGCCAGATGGAGGACACGGGCCGCCCGGTTCTGGTGATGCTCGATCCCCATGCCGCGCCCGAAACGGTGCAGATCGACCGACTGCCGACCACCGGCCTGCGCGGTGCCGATCTGTGCCGGCTGACCTTCACTGATACGCCGGTGGCCGAAGACATGATCCTGTCCTCGGGCGATGGCCGCTCGCTGCGCGACGGGCTGATGTCGATCGGCGGCGTGTTTGAACGCAACCGCCCGATGGTCGCCGCCCTGGCTCTGGGCAGCGGGCGTGGGATTCTGGACCTGCTGGACGCAAAGCCGGGCCTTGCAGGCAGGTTCGGCGCGCTGCGTCTGGGCCATACCGCGCTGCTGCGCCAGTTGGCCCGCGTGATTGCGGCGCAAGAGGCCGGGCAGCCCAAGCTGGCCGAGATCAGCCGCGTCAAGATGCAGGCCGTCGCCTTTGCTGAAAAGGTGGTGGAGGCCGCCTTCGAGGCCGCGCCCGCGATCATGCTGGCCGATCCCGAGCTGTGCCGCCGCGCCCGCGATGTGAAGGCCTTCGAATATATGGAAGGCACGACCAACATCCAGACGCTGAACGCCTATCGGTCCTATACGGCGGGGGTGGGCAAATGA
- a CDS encoding class I adenylate-forming enzyme family protein, whose amino-acid sequence MISPPTVLTRFLDDAAQAHAASIAAEGADLRLTFDQMRQAALRIGGALRAAGVTPGDRVALCMANSVSACAAFWGTLYAGAVAVPLNPDTKPGKLGFIFADCTPRAILCDDVLEPELHAVCTAIGHETPRLTGTQIGALIHSADPAANPGPLVLDQDLAAIIYTSGSTGDPKGVMLSHLNMTSAARSVCGYLGYTAEDRVFCCIPMTFDYGLHQLTMTTLAGATLIVEPSFAQPLFTLQRLARSRATVFPIVPTMVPLIAPLADRFDLGTIRCISSTSAALHGTFIDRLTALFPAARVFSMYGLTECHRCTYLDPAELAQRKGSVGKAIPNTEMWVVDAAGTAHRHSAVGELVIRGSTVMKGYWGNLAKTAEKLRPGLFPGEQVLYTGDTCRIDADGFLYFISRSDDILKVAGEKVAPSEIDSTLIAHPEVSEVCSFGIDHPVYGQQCIAAVVLKASDDPLSERALRDWCATRLEPHAVPARVWIVPAIPRNGNNKIDRPLLRASYPPDAPARAARPGPAPAPTQPIAPHI is encoded by the coding sequence ATGATCTCGCCTCCGACCGTGCTGACACGGTTTCTTGATGATGCGGCGCAGGCCCATGCGGCCAGCATCGCCGCCGAAGGGGCCGATCTGCGGCTGACCTTCGATCAGATGCGCCAGGCCGCGCTGCGGATCGGCGGCGCGCTGCGGGCCGCCGGGGTCACGCCCGGCGACCGGGTGGCGCTGTGCATGGCCAATTCGGTCAGCGCCTGCGCCGCCTTCTGGGGCACGCTGTATGCCGGGGCGGTGGCGGTGCCGCTGAACCCCGACACCAAGCCCGGCAAGCTGGGCTTCATCTTTGCCGATTGCACCCCGCGCGCGATCCTGTGCGATGACGTGCTGGAGCCGGAACTGCACGCCGTCTGCACCGCCATCGGGCACGAGACCCCGCGCCTGACCGGCACGCAGATCGGCGCGCTGATCCACAGCGCCGATCCCGCCGCCAATCCGGGGCCCTTGGTGCTGGATCAGGATCTGGCGGCGATCATCTATACTTCGGGGTCCACCGGCGATCCCAAGGGGGTGATGCTGTCCCATCTGAACATGACCAGCGCCGCGCGCTCGGTCTGCGGCTATCTGGGGTATACCGCCGAGGACCGGGTGTTCTGCTGCATCCCGATGACCTTCGATTACGGGCTGCACCAGCTGACCATGACCACGCTGGCCGGGGCCACCCTGATCGTGGAGCCGTCTTTTGCGCAGCCGCTGTTCACGCTGCAACGGCTGGCGCGCAGCCGCGCCACCGTGTTTCCCATCGTGCCGACCATGGTGCCGCTGATTGCGCCGCTGGCCGACCGCTTTGATCTGGGCACGATCCGTTGCATCAGCAGCACCTCGGCGGCGCTGCACGGCACCTTCATCGACAGGCTGACGGCGCTGTTCCCCGCCGCGCGCGTGTTTTCGATGTATGGCCTGACCGAATGCCACCGCTGCACCTATCTCGATCCCGCCGAACTGGCGCAGCGCAAGGGCAGCGTCGGCAAGGCGATCCCCAATACCGAAATGTGGGTGGTAGATGCGGCAGGCACCGCGCATCGCCACAGCGCGGTAGGAGAGCTGGTGATCCGCGGCTCCACCGTGATGAAGGGCTATTGGGGCAACCTGGCCAAGACGGCGGAAAAGCTGCGCCCCGGCCTCTTTCCCGGCGAACAGGTTCTGTATACCGGCGACACCTGCCGGATCGACGCCGACGGGTTCCTGTATTTCATCAGCCGGTCGGATGACATTCTGAAGGTCGCGGGTGAAAAGGTCGCGCCGAGCGAGATCGACAGCACCCTGATCGCCCATCCCGAGGTGAGCGAGGTCTGTTCCTTCGGCATCGACCACCCGGTTTATGGCCAGCAATGTATCGCCGCCGTGGTGCTCAAAGCCTCGGACGATCCGCTGTCGGAACGGGCGCTGCGCGACTGGTGCGCGACGCGGCTGGAACCCCATGCCGTGCCCGCGCGGGTCTGGATCGTGCCCGCCATCCCGCGCAACGGCAACAACAAGATCGACCGGCCACTGCTGCGCGCCAGCTATCCGCCGGATGCCCCCGCCCGCGCCGCAAGGCCCGGCCCCGCCCCTGCCCCCACCCAGCCGATTGCCCCCCATATCTGA
- a CDS encoding AMP-binding protein: MTAPCPATMAEGSACHDRLWSIFARFQGDAAPAFHHPAASLSYADLHRAVLALLPVLAALPGQGGPRRPILIWGHKDIRYPVAYWACLLAGHALVPVEPETPPERIRQIIAACDPCALLIADAAGAGLDGFAVPGRLAVLSLPAPEAAPADPHLPRNGAVAPGDIAYIMFSSGTLGLPKGIQVTYANLVDFIDWLDPLFAATPPTGAVTGIIRHCFDVSLFELWTAWTRKLPITALDHATVADSTGYITRLRADRASLWVSTPSLVRLFLRNRRFCRDGLPDLTTFLFCGEPLTKPILRDLFQRFGPCRIINTYGPTECTVAVTATDITPQHLEAADEVPIGRARPGTQLSLAPDTAPGQPGELWIGGASVGAGYLGLPDKQAQAFPRPGLYRSGDLVRAGADGQWHFLGRIDREVKIQGLRIDLNEIEAHLRQQPGVDDAVVEPHVIHGEARALQTFVLGVQSEADLAALAATLARELPPHLVPRFWYGGFSEQLNLNSKLDRKQLAAAALTARLRHVHTSPGAARPTESLKEGAL, encoded by the coding sequence ATGACGGCGCCGTGCCCCGCCACGATGGCCGAGGGATCGGCCTGCCATGACCGGCTCTGGTCGATCTTCGCGCGGTTTCAGGGGGATGCGGCCCCCGCCTTTCACCATCCCGCAGCCAGCCTCAGCTATGCCGACCTGCATCGCGCAGTGCTGGCGCTGCTGCCGGTGCTGGCGGCTTTGCCCGGCCAGGGGGGGCCGCGCCGCCCGATCCTGATCTGGGGGCACAAGGACATCCGCTATCCGGTGGCCTATTGGGCCTGCCTGCTGGCCGGTCATGCGCTGGTGCCGGTAGAGCCGGAAACCCCGCCCGAGCGGATCCGCCAGATCATCGCCGCCTGCGACCCCTGCGCCCTCCTGATCGCGGATGCGGCGGGGGCCGGGCTGGACGGGTTTGCAGTGCCGGGGCGGCTTGCCGTGCTTTCGCTGCCCGCGCCCGAGGCCGCGCCCGCCGATCCGCACCTGCCCCGCAACGGGGCGGTTGCGCCGGGGGACATCGCTTATATCATGTTCTCCTCCGGCACGCTGGGTCTGCCCAAGGGGATTCAGGTCACCTATGCCAATCTGGTGGATTTCATCGACTGGCTGGACCCGCTGTTCGCCGCCACGCCGCCGACCGGGGCGGTAACCGGCATCATCCGCCATTGTTTTGACGTGTCGCTGTTTGAACTCTGGACGGCCTGGACCCGCAAGCTGCCGATCACGGCGCTGGATCATGCGACGGTGGCGGATTCCACCGGCTACATCACCCGACTGCGCGCCGACCGGGCGAGCCTCTGGGTCTCTACCCCGTCGCTGGTGCGGTTGTTCCTGCGCAACCGCCGCTTTTGCCGCGATGGGCTGCCGGATCTGACCACCTTCCTGTTCTGCGGCGAGCCGCTGACCAAACCGATCCTGCGCGATCTGTTCCAACGGTTCGGCCCCTGCCGGATCATCAATACCTATGGCCCGACGGAATGCACCGTCGCGGTGACCGCCACCGACATCACGCCGCAGCATCTGGAGGCGGCAGACGAGGTGCCGATCGGCCGTGCCCGGCCCGGCACGCAGCTGTCGCTGGCCCCGGATACCGCCCCCGGCCAGCCCGGAGAGTTGTGGATCGGCGGGGCCAGCGTGGGCGCAGGCTATCTGGGCCTGCCCGACAAGCAGGCGCAGGCCTTTCCGCGCCCCGGCCTGTACCGCAGCGGCGATCTGGTGCGCGCCGGGGCCGATGGCCAGTGGCATTTTCTGGGCCGCATCGACCGCGAGGTGAAGATTCAGGGCCTGCGCATCGACCTGAACGAGATCGAAGCCCATCTGCGCCAGCAACCGGGCGTCGATGATGCGGTGGTGGAACCGCATGTCATCCATGGCGAGGCCCGCGCGCTGCAAACCTTTGTGCTGGGCGTGCAGAGCGAGGCCGATCTGGCCGCGCTGGCCGCCACGCTGGCGCGTGAGCTGCCGCCGCATCTGGTGCCACGCTTCTGGTATGGCGGCTTTTCCGAACAGCTCAACCTCAATTCCAAACTGGACCGCAAGCAGCTGGCTGCGGCGGCCCTGACCGCCCGTCTGCGCCATGTCCACACATCCCCCGGCGCCGCGCGCCCAACCGAAAGCCTGAAGGAAGGTGCCCTGTGA
- a CDS encoding acyl carrier protein has protein sequence MQTIQQTIVTALVDLLDMPDGSQIGPDTRLQEELGIDSGLLLELFMLVEERLPQAMIDPAVLRPEQFSTVASFAALIEQSLTAEPVA, from the coding sequence ATGCAGACCATTCAACAGACCATCGTGACCGCGCTTGTCGATCTGCTGGACATGCCCGACGGCAGCCAGATCGGGCCGGACACCCGGCTTCAGGAAGAACTGGGCATCGACAGCGGGCTGCTGCTGGAGCTGTTCATGCTGGTCGAGGAACGCCTGCCACAGGCGATGATCGACCCCGCCGTGCTGCGCCCCGAACAGTTCAGCACCGTGGCGAGCTTTGCCGCGCTGATCGAACAGAGCCTGACCGCCGAGCCGGTCGCATGA